A genomic segment from Prochlorothrix hollandica PCC 9006 = CALU 1027 encodes:
- a CDS encoding Hsp70 family protein, with protein sequence MAQAIGIDLGTTNSVVAALDGGEPWVITDEDGNELLPSCVGLDANGKLLVGTDAWNQYAAAPDRTVRSIKRQMGTNHLTTLGDQTYRPQEISAIILRNLKERAEALLEEPVTQAVITVPAYFTDAQRQATKEAGEIAGLEVLQIINEPTAAALTYESPDEDVTERVLVYDLGGGTFDVSIVDITGDVTEVIASHGNNRLGGDDFDRRLQLHLNQCFQDSNGTPVPPDPTVEARLLRAAEQAKINLSSHSYVTVREGFLGSQGAKPLHLEVEITRDTFETLIEPLLEETLEAIDRALKDAEMKAEELDRVILVGGSTRIPLVRRLVTEHLGQEASSSVQPDLCVALGAAIQAGVLSGEEVSAILVDITPHSLGLATVVETPFGLVPNRFSVIIPRNTPIPVSQSDVFATVRDNQKNVEIEVFQGENAIANENVPLGNFRLVDLPLLPAGEVTLEVTFDFDLNGILTVTAIEKSQGQQNSIEVSGLDTSRLSSHDIKQAQSNLDLLFNNQEALLAAELEGMEAELEAELGEDEEDSADLDPDTEALTVDAPDPAAS encoded by the coding sequence ATGGCACAAGCAATTGGCATCGACTTAGGCACCACCAACTCCGTAGTGGCCGCATTGGACGGGGGAGAACCCTGGGTTATCACCGATGAGGATGGTAACGAACTGCTGCCCTCCTGTGTCGGCTTGGATGCCAACGGCAAGCTACTGGTGGGGACAGATGCCTGGAACCAATACGCCGCCGCCCCCGATCGCACCGTGCGCTCCATCAAGCGCCAAATGGGCACCAACCACCTCACCACCCTGGGGGATCAAACCTACCGCCCCCAGGAAATTTCCGCCATTATCCTCCGCAACCTGAAGGAACGGGCAGAAGCCCTGCTGGAGGAACCCGTGACCCAGGCGGTCATTACCGTGCCCGCCTACTTCACCGATGCCCAGCGACAGGCCACCAAGGAAGCGGGGGAAATCGCCGGTTTGGAGGTGTTGCAAATCATCAACGAACCCACCGCCGCCGCCCTCACCTACGAAAGCCCCGATGAAGACGTAACGGAGCGGGTTCTGGTCTATGACCTGGGGGGCGGCACCTTTGATGTCTCGATCGTCGATATTACGGGGGATGTGACGGAGGTTATCGCCAGCCACGGCAACAACCGCTTGGGGGGAGACGACTTCGATCGCCGCCTCCAACTGCACCTCAACCAATGCTTCCAGGACAGCAACGGCACCCCAGTCCCCCCGGATCCCACCGTGGAGGCGCGACTGCTGCGGGCCGCTGAACAGGCCAAAATCAACCTCAGTTCCCATAGCTATGTGACGGTGCGGGAAGGATTCCTGGGAAGCCAAGGGGCCAAACCCCTACACCTGGAAGTAGAGATTACGCGGGACACCTTTGAGACCCTGATCGAACCCCTGTTAGAGGAAACCCTGGAGGCCATCGATCGTGCCCTCAAGGATGCCGAGATGAAAGCGGAAGAACTGGATCGGGTGATTTTGGTGGGTGGCTCCACCCGCATTCCCCTGGTGCGGCGCTTGGTGACAGAGCACCTGGGCCAGGAAGCCAGCAGCAGCGTCCAGCCTGATCTCTGTGTGGCTCTGGGGGCCGCGATCCAGGCGGGGGTCTTGTCGGGGGAAGAAGTATCCGCCATTTTGGTGGACATTACCCCCCATTCCTTGGGGCTGGCGACGGTGGTAGAAACCCCTTTCGGCTTAGTACCCAACCGCTTCAGTGTGATTATTCCCCGCAACACCCCCATTCCCGTATCCCAGTCAGATGTTTTTGCTACGGTTCGGGACAACCAGAAAAACGTGGAAATTGAGGTTTTCCAAGGAGAAAACGCCATTGCCAATGAGAATGTTCCCCTGGGCAACTTCCGTCTTGTGGACTTGCCTCTGCTCCCGGCAGGAGAGGTGACCTTGGAGGTGACCTTTGACTTTGACCTCAATGGCATTTTGACCGTCACCGCCATCGAGAAAAGCCAGGGCCAACAGAACAGCATTGAAGTCAGCGGCTTGGATACCAGTCGCTTGTCTAGCCATGACATTAAGCAGGCGCAATCCAACTTGGATCTGCTGTTTAACAACCAGGAGGCGCTGTTGGCGGCAGAGCTAGAGGGAATGGAGGCAGAATTAGAGGCGGAATTAGGGGAAGATGAGGAGGATTCAGCAGATCTTGACCCGGACACTGAGGCGCTGACGGTGGATGCCCCAGACCCCGCAGCGAGCTAG
- a CDS encoding chloride channel protein — translation MSRFLPPWLTFPWDLSRWFSPDRSSPAPDPDLPMGLPPWHQPWTVFQAFIRGLTQDFLWQLRRWLRTKELALLESCVIGLVSGLTAVLIKEGANSISTWRAHQAHQNLLWLPIIGLVGGWCAGWLTLKFAPETQGSGIPQVKAALARVPVALNLRVAVVKLASTMLVLGSGIVLGRQGPTVQVGAALAAQLSQWVPTSPDYRRQMIAAGAAAGLAAGFNAPIAGVLFVVEELLQDVSGLTLGTAILASFIGAVVSRLLGSQGLQFFSTLPTETVRLTVQELPLLLLLGVLAGLLGGLFSRGVLASRFLYERFLPWSLPGRVAVAGLLSGCAAMALPDMLRDNVGLRDWLVEGHGTWHLTALAFVSRFGLVLLATGSGASGGLFAPALVLGASLGYCVTLAAEAFFALPNVPADWVITISSPATYVLTGMGAFFSAVTKGPITAIVIVFEMSSNFDLVLPLMIGSVVAYTLAELISKGSIYDRLLEAGGIHLNRRGDRPGSTVAEWETLTAAQVMQQRVETLDRRVTLGAAQRIFAASNHRGFPVVDREQVVGILTQVDVAHCNYPPQTPIGDLMTPHPVTVQLADTLAHVLYLLNQHQISRLPVTDGRKLVGIITRADIIRAEVKQLTGSYCVLGSQIQPSYVVYQTRAPALGRGRLLVPLANPITAPTLLQLAAAIARDRDYELECLSIITVPPGRPPAETPVDVSASIALLQQALSLGQDWQLSVHTQARVTHDVAQAILDTIRERRIDVTLMGWKGQSRTADRVFGNTMDTLIRQAPCELVLAKLGDRLYSSGSVYPSLFARLHLNRWLVPLAGGPNAQQALEMLPSLVSISSTPEIILCQVTKPDTQPHGQVLSQGQQYLKRRGVTCPIQTRSLHNASVSEAILHLAQGDHCDVIVLGATREGLLKQALSGNIPEAIARHSKQTVLVVRTRAPSPDSGETQGDGVGFSHSGHEG, via the coding sequence ATGTCACGGTTTTTGCCGCCTTGGCTGACATTCCCCTGGGATCTGTCCCGTTGGTTTTCCCCCGATCGTTCCTCCCCTGCGCCTGATCCAGATCTGCCCATGGGGTTACCCCCCTGGCATCAACCCTGGACCGTGTTTCAAGCCTTTATCCGTGGGCTGACCCAAGACTTCCTTTGGCAACTGCGGCGCTGGCTGCGCACCAAAGAACTGGCCCTGTTGGAGTCCTGCGTCATTGGGCTAGTGTCTGGACTAACGGCGGTTTTGATTAAAGAAGGTGCTAACAGCATCAGTACCTGGCGTGCCCACCAAGCCCATCAAAATTTGCTGTGGTTGCCCATTATTGGGTTAGTGGGGGGGTGGTGTGCCGGTTGGCTGACCCTCAAGTTTGCCCCCGAAACCCAGGGCAGCGGCATTCCCCAGGTCAAAGCGGCCCTGGCGCGGGTGCCCGTGGCCCTCAATTTGCGGGTGGCGGTGGTCAAGTTGGCCAGCACCATGCTGGTCTTGGGTTCAGGCATTGTCCTAGGGCGACAGGGACCCACAGTGCAGGTGGGGGCGGCCTTGGCAGCCCAGTTGAGCCAGTGGGTGCCCACTTCCCCAGACTATCGACGGCAAATGATTGCAGCGGGAGCAGCGGCGGGGCTGGCGGCGGGGTTCAATGCCCCCATTGCCGGGGTGTTGTTTGTGGTGGAGGAATTGCTCCAGGATGTGTCGGGGCTGACCTTAGGCACCGCTATTCTGGCTTCCTTCATTGGGGCGGTGGTGTCCCGGTTGTTGGGGAGCCAGGGCTTACAGTTTTTTTCCACCCTGCCCACAGAAACAGTGAGGCTGACGGTGCAAGAGTTGCCCCTGTTGTTGCTGTTGGGGGTGTTGGCGGGGCTGCTGGGGGGGCTGTTCAGCCGGGGGGTGTTGGCCAGTCGCTTTTTATATGAGCGGTTTTTGCCCTGGAGTTTGCCGGGGCGGGTAGCGGTGGCGGGGTTGTTGTCGGGCTGTGCGGCCATGGCCTTGCCGGATATGCTGCGGGATAATGTGGGGCTGCGGGATTGGTTGGTGGAGGGCCATGGCACCTGGCATCTGACGGCTTTGGCCTTTGTCTCCCGCTTTGGCTTGGTGTTGTTGGCCACGGGATCGGGGGCTTCGGGGGGATTATTTGCCCCAGCCCTCGTTTTGGGGGCATCCCTGGGCTATTGCGTGACCTTGGCGGCGGAGGCTTTTTTTGCCTTACCCAATGTGCCCGCCGACTGGGTCATTACCATTAGCTCCCCGGCCACCTATGTCCTCACGGGTATGGGGGCTTTTTTCAGCGCTGTCACCAAGGGACCGATCACCGCCATTGTCATTGTCTTTGAAATGAGCAGTAATTTTGATCTGGTGCTGCCCTTGATGATCGGTTCTGTGGTGGCCTATACCTTGGCTGAATTGATTTCCAAGGGGTCCATCTACGATCGCCTGCTGGAAGCGGGGGGCATTCACCTCAACCGCCGGGGCGATCGCCCCGGATCCACCGTGGCGGAATGGGAAACCCTCACCGCCGCCCAAGTGATGCAACAGCGGGTGGAAACCCTGGATCGGCGGGTGACCCTGGGGGCAGCCCAACGCATTTTTGCCGCCTCCAATCACCGGGGCTTCCCCGTGGTCGATCGCGAGCAAGTGGTGGGCATTCTCACCCAGGTCGATGTGGCCCATTGCAACTATCCTCCCCAGACCCCCATTGGCGACCTGATGACTCCCCACCCGGTTACGGTGCAACTGGCGGACACCTTGGCCCATGTGCTCTATTTGCTGAATCAACATCAAATTAGCCGCCTGCCCGTCACCGATGGCCGCAAGCTGGTGGGCATCATTACCCGCGCCGATATTATCCGAGCCGAGGTTAAACAACTGACCGGCAGTTATTGCGTGCTGGGATCCCAGATCCAGCCCTCCTATGTGGTCTACCAAACCCGCGCTCCAGCCCTGGGCCGGGGGCGGCTCTTGGTGCCGTTGGCCAATCCCATCACGGCCCCTACCCTCTTGCAACTGGCGGCGGCTATCGCCCGCGATCGTGACTATGAACTGGAGTGCCTCAGCATCATCACCGTGCCCCCTGGCCGTCCCCCTGCCGAGACTCCGGTGGATGTGTCCGCCAGCATTGCCCTGTTGCAACAAGCCTTATCCCTGGGGCAAGACTGGCAATTATCGGTGCATACCCAGGCGCGGGTGACCCATGATGTGGCCCAAGCGATTTTGGATACCATCCGGGAGCGACGCATTGATGTCACCCTCATGGGCTGGAAGGGCCAGAGCCGCACCGCCGATCGGGTGTTTGGGAACACCATGGATACCTTGATCCGGCAGGCTCCCTGTGAGTTGGTGTTGGCGAAGCTGGGCGATCGCCTCTACAGCAGTGGCAGTGTCTATCCCTCCCTGTTTGCCCGTTTGCACCTCAATCGCTGGCTGGTGCCCTTGGCGGGGGGACCCAATGCCCAACAAGCCCTAGAGATGCTCCCGTCCCTGGTGTCCATCAGCAGCACCCCCGAAATTATTCTCTGTCAGGTCACTAAGCCCGACACCCAACCCCATGGCCAGGTGCTGAGCCAAGGACAGCAGTACCTCAAACGGAGGGGCGTGACTTGCCCGATTCAAACGCGATCGCTCCACAATGCCTCCGTCAGTGAGGCGATTCTCCACCTTGCCCAGGGGGATCACTGCGACGTGATTGTTCTGGGGGCCACCCGGGAGGGATTGCTGAAACAGGCGTTGTCGGGCAATATCCCCGAAGCGATCGCCCGCCACAGTAAGCAGACGGTGTTAGTGGTGCGAACCCGTGCCCCCAGTCCCGACTCCGGGGAAACCCAGGGGGATGGAGTTGGCTTCAGCCACAGCGGCCACGAGGGTTAG
- a CDS encoding tetratricopeptide repeat protein produces the protein MSEVPSSHSLAAAARHQTVELWLRESLQWLQNDRLDEALVACDRALALQPQAVKAWLCRGRILSLQDRLEDALQAHRKAAALDSQCVAAWYNQAIVLHRLQRCTEAIMALEKTLALYPQFSEAWFKRGQLLEEVRQYAEAFLSYSSAIEINHYWVKATLGQAWARRGHCLKVLGKYRAALQAYEAALREDPDNGPIHQERVQILQRLGQIEEEKPKVDPTEDAPPESWGWAL, from the coding sequence ATGTCTGAGGTTCCCTCATCCCACTCCCTTGCCGCCGCAGCCCGCCATCAGACTGTGGAATTGTGGCTGCGGGAAAGTCTCCAGTGGTTACAGAACGATCGCCTGGATGAAGCCCTGGTGGCCTGCGATCGGGCCTTAGCCCTCCAGCCCCAGGCCGTCAAAGCTTGGCTCTGCCGGGGTCGGATTCTCAGTCTTCAGGATCGCCTAGAGGATGCTCTCCAAGCCCACCGCAAAGCAGCAGCCCTCGATAGTCAATGTGTGGCCGCTTGGTATAACCAGGCTATCGTTTTGCACCGCCTGCAACGGTGTACCGAAGCCATCATGGCCTTAGAAAAGACCCTGGCCCTCTATCCCCAGTTTTCAGAGGCATGGTTTAAGCGGGGTCAGCTTTTGGAAGAAGTGCGGCAATATGCAGAAGCCTTTTTGTCCTATAGTTCCGCCATCGAGATCAACCACTATTGGGTCAAAGCGACCCTGGGGCAAGCCTGGGCGCGGCGGGGCCATTGTTTAAAGGTGCTGGGGAAATATCGGGCTGCGTTACAAGCCTATGAAGCAGCCCTGCGGGAAGACCCAGACAACGGACCGATTCACCAGGAACGGGTACAAATTTTACAAAGGCTCGGTCAAATCGAAGAAGAAAAACCCAAGGTAGATCCGACAGAGGATGCACCACCGGAGTCTTGGGGCTGGGCGCTATAG
- a CDS encoding nucleotide exchange factor GrpE — translation MPPSARDLAAQKIQIKKDQERLFRDFLDVLDALDQACNHWQQAEEAHLKTFTAVDVRSPRSRLTLKNWLRGVWAALRGRSPHKLHPSPGETALKQQMAEVLTSAKVGTGVIQRSLLAALQRQEVTPLTVLHQPFDPSQMLALGREVRSDVPPNTVIQEVVRGYCWRDRILREAQVRVAVAPREETVEETVEQTAENPSESLFEDPSNP, via the coding sequence ATGCCTCCCTCTGCCCGCGATCTGGCTGCCCAGAAGATTCAAATCAAAAAAGACCAAGAACGGTTATTTCGGGACTTTCTAGACGTTCTAGACGCTTTAGATCAAGCCTGCAACCATTGGCAGCAAGCAGAGGAAGCCCATCTCAAAACCTTCACCGCTGTGGATGTGCGATCGCCGCGATCGCGGTTAACTCTGAAGAACTGGCTGCGGGGGGTGTGGGCGGCACTGCGGGGACGATCGCCCCACAAACTGCACCCCAGCCCCGGGGAAACCGCCCTAAAGCAACAGATGGCCGAGGTGTTGACCAGTGCCAAAGTGGGAACTGGGGTGATCCAGCGATCGCTGCTGGCTGCCTTACAACGGCAAGAGGTTACGCCCCTGACGGTATTGCATCAACCCTTTGATCCCAGCCAAATGCTGGCCTTGGGGCGGGAGGTACGATCGGATGTGCCCCCCAACACCGTTATCCAGGAAGTGGTGCGGGGCTACTGTTGGCGCGATCGCATCCTCCGGGAAGCCCAGGTACGGGTGGCGGTGGCCCCACGGGAGGAAACTGTGGAGGAAACCGTGGAGCAAACCGCAGAAAACCCATCAGAGTCACTATTCGAGGATCCATCGAACCCATAA
- a CDS encoding MGMT family protein: MRQIPLGRVATYGQVATLAQLPGRARLVGYALFRVALPQDDIPWHRVINAQGQISQSPHRRGSDFMQRQLLEEEGIVFGDRDKISLQRYGWQPQILESIVPPSDP; this comes from the coding sequence GTGCGCCAAATTCCCCTCGGTCGAGTGGCCACCTATGGCCAAGTAGCAACCCTAGCCCAACTACCGGGACGGGCGAGGCTGGTGGGTTATGCCCTGTTTCGGGTGGCCCTGCCCCAGGATGACATTCCCTGGCACCGGGTGATTAACGCCCAGGGTCAAATTTCCCAGTCGCCCCACCGCCGGGGTTCCGATTTTATGCAGCGCCAATTATTGGAGGAAGAGGGGATTGTTTTTGGCGATCGGGACAAAATTAGCCTCCAACGCTATGGCTGGCAACCCCAGATCTTGGAGTCGATCGTTCCCCCCTCAGACCCTTAA
- the bioB gene encoding biotin synthase BioB, with protein sequence MSVPAPSVPAPSIPALAAPSAAGNLSPEADRPSADPDIRHDWTIAEILDLLQTPLLDLLHQAQTLHRRHNPGNHIQLATLLSVKTGGCAENCAYCPQSAHYETPVAKEPTLGVTEVLTQAQAAKDQGATRFCMGWAWREIQDGPAFDAMVAMVEGVKSLGLEACVTAGMLKASQAERLAAAGLTAYNHNLDTSPEYYGEIITTRTYGDRLQTLAHVRQAGMTVCSGGIIGLGETLGDRAQMLQILANLSPHPESVPINTLVAVAGTPLQDQAPVDPLDLVRMCAVARITMPKARVRLSAGRRQLSREAQVLCFMAGANSMFYGDKLLTTDNPDRQQDLELLAAIGAKPLEPFQDLPH encoded by the coding sequence ATGTCTGTTCCTGCCCCGTCTGTTCCCGCCCCGTCTATTCCCGCCCTCGCTGCCCCTAGTGCTGCTGGCAATCTGTCCCCAGAGGCCGATCGCCCCTCGGCTGATCCCGATATTCGCCACGATTGGACGATCGCCGAAATCCTAGACCTGTTGCAAACTCCCCTCTTAGACCTGCTGCACCAGGCCCAAACCCTTCACCGTCGCCACAACCCCGGTAACCACATTCAACTGGCCACCCTCCTCAGCGTCAAAACCGGTGGCTGTGCTGAAAACTGCGCCTACTGCCCCCAATCCGCCCACTACGAGACCCCCGTCGCCAAAGAGCCGACCCTAGGGGTGACCGAGGTTTTGACCCAGGCCCAAGCCGCCAAAGACCAGGGGGCTACCCGCTTTTGCATGGGGTGGGCGTGGCGGGAAATCCAAGATGGACCCGCCTTTGATGCCATGGTGGCCATGGTGGAAGGGGTGAAATCCCTGGGGTTGGAAGCCTGTGTGACAGCGGGAATGCTCAAAGCCTCCCAAGCGGAGCGACTAGCGGCGGCGGGGCTGACGGCCTATAACCATAACTTGGACACCAGTCCGGAGTATTACGGGGAGATCATTACCACCCGCACCTATGGCGATCGCCTCCAAACCCTGGCCCATGTGCGCCAAGCGGGGATGACGGTGTGCTCTGGGGGCATTATTGGTTTGGGGGAAACCCTCGGCGATCGCGCCCAAATGCTCCAGATCCTGGCCAACCTCAGCCCCCACCCCGAAAGCGTCCCCATCAATACCCTCGTGGCGGTGGCGGGGACTCCCCTCCAGGATCAGGCTCCCGTGGATCCCCTGGATTTGGTGCGTATGTGTGCCGTGGCCCGCATTACCATGCCCAAAGCACGGGTGCGCCTCAGCGCCGGTCGTCGCCAGCTTTCCCGCGAGGCCCAGGTGCTGTGCTTTATGGCGGGGGCCAATTCCATGTTTTATGGCGACAAGTTATTAACCACGGATAATCCCGATCGCCAGCAGGATTTGGAACTATTGGCCGCGATCGGAGCCAAACCCTTGGAACCCTTCCAAGACTTGCCCCACTAG
- a CDS encoding DUF1361 domain-containing protein, with product MNKLVHWLAYGLGFAYDNLQDFMVWNSFLAFIPLVLSFWLFRGRGRRSPLWWLGAVTWLAFLPNAPYILTDLIHLVHDIRRVHSIWIITLILVPQYLLFMGFGVQAYVLSLLNLGHYLRRQGLAVWVLPSEVMIHGLTAMGIYLGRFPRFNSWDILTRPDALVEGVFSHLLDKRPLAIVVITFGVLLVTYSLAKALTLGLWLYWREFRSQGGRDRLHGII from the coding sequence ATGAATAAGCTTGTACATTGGTTGGCCTATGGCCTGGGCTTTGCGTATGACAATCTCCAGGACTTTATGGTTTGGAACAGTTTCCTGGCCTTTATTCCCCTGGTGCTCAGTTTCTGGTTGTTCCGAGGCCGTGGGCGACGATCGCCCCTGTGGTGGCTGGGGGCGGTGACGTGGTTGGCCTTTTTGCCCAATGCCCCCTATATCCTGACGGATTTAATCCATCTGGTCCATGATATCCGCCGCGTCCATTCGATTTGGATTATTACCTTGATTTTGGTACCCCAATACCTGCTCTTTATGGGCTTTGGGGTGCAGGCTTATGTGCTGTCATTGCTGAACTTGGGCCATTATTTGCGGCGACAGGGGCTGGCGGTTTGGGTGCTGCCGAGCGAAGTCATGATCCACGGCCTAACGGCGATGGGGATCTATTTGGGCCGCTTCCCCCGCTTCAATAGCTGGGATATCCTCACCCGCCCCGATGCACTGGTGGAGGGAGTGTTTAGCCATCTGTTGGATAAGCGACCCCTGGCGATCGTGGTGATCACCTTTGGGGTGTTGCTGGTGACCTATTCGTTGGCCAAGGCGCTGACCCTAGGGCTATGGCTCTATTGGCGGGAGTTTCGCTCCCAGGGGGGCCGCGATCGCCTCCATGGCATCATTTAA
- a CDS encoding RNA-guided endonuclease InsQ/TnpB family protein — MKVRYQYRIYPTPQQVKGLNQLFGCCRVVYNDALAIVRSVPQGEKWPSNAELQKLVITQAKKTAEREWLADVSAVPLQQSVQDLGASFKNFFESRSGKRKGSKVGFPRFKKKLNQQSARFVRTGFSLKGNKLELAKLGRFKVKWSRPLPSEPSSVTIIRNTAGQYHASFVVEIGPINIEPLRPSIGVDLGIKTFAFLSTGDRVESPGYNRLDRKTRRFQRKLARQVKGSKRREKTRLRLAKLKLKTANIRKDFLHKTTTQLIHENQVVVLEDLAVKNMLGNRKLARAISQQGWGTARTLCEAKANMVNDREVRIISRWEPTSQICSDCGFRWGKVALSVRSILCVSCGTEHDRDGNAAKNIEKSGLGLTQDSKWTKNGRKTRMSGNPTALSSQPYSEQLGLFA, encoded by the coding sequence ATGAAAGTACGATACCAGTACCGAATTTATCCAACACCGCAACAGGTCAAAGGGCTGAATCAGCTTTTTGGGTGTTGCCGAGTTGTGTACAACGATGCCCTGGCGATTGTGCGGTCAGTGCCGCAGGGCGAGAAATGGCCCAGCAATGCTGAACTGCAAAAGCTGGTGATCACTCAGGCTAAAAAGACGGCTGAACGGGAATGGTTGGCCGATGTGTCAGCCGTGCCCTTGCAGCAGTCGGTTCAGGATTTAGGTGCTTCCTTCAAGAACTTTTTTGAGAGCCGTAGCGGCAAACGAAAAGGGTCAAAGGTGGGCTTCCCTCGGTTCAAAAAGAAGCTGAACCAACAGTCGGCACGGTTTGTTCGGACGGGATTCTCCCTCAAGGGCAATAAGCTTGAACTAGCCAAGTTAGGCCGCTTCAAGGTGAAGTGGTCAAGGCCACTGCCCTCTGAACCTAGCTCTGTGACCATTATCCGTAACACGGCTGGACAATACCATGCCAGCTTTGTCGTGGAGATTGGTCCCATCAACATTGAGCCACTACGGCCCTCAATTGGGGTAGATCTAGGCATCAAAACCTTTGCCTTTCTCAGCACAGGTGATCGGGTAGAATCCCCTGGATATAATCGGTTAGACCGAAAAACGCGACGGTTTCAGCGTAAGCTGGCCCGCCAAGTTAAAGGGTCTAAGCGTCGCGAAAAGACTAGGCTGCGCCTTGCAAAGCTGAAGCTAAAAACGGCCAATATCCGAAAAGACTTTCTCCACAAGACCACGACCCAGCTCATCCACGAAAATCAAGTGGTGGTGTTGGAGGATCTGGCGGTGAAGAATATGCTTGGTAATCGGAAGTTGGCACGGGCCATCAGTCAGCAGGGTTGGGGCACCGCACGAACCTTGTGCGAGGCCAAGGCCAACATGGTTAATGATCGAGAGGTCAGGATCATCAGTCGGTGGGAGCCAACCAGTCAGATCTGTTCTGATTGTGGCTTTCGGTGGGGCAAGGTTGCTCTATCGGTTCGTTCCATCCTCTGTGTGAGTTGCGGAACCGAACATGATAGAGATGGTAATGCCGCCAAAAATATCGAAAAGTCTGGGTTGGGGCTAACCCAAGACTCTAAATGGACAAAGAACGGGCGTAAGACCAGGATGTCTGGCAATCCGACTGCTTTGTCTAGCCAGCCGTACAGCGAACAGCTTGGACTATTCGCCTAG
- a CDS encoding RsmE family RNA methyltransferase — MGSPKKSRQKPKAPRSTLQRPTLQRPKPSESYSPTPHGHDPESQGLEPGASPPSQGLHGNHQRIFIDRSQIQPAPLLNTGSSLNTGSPSPDRPSPDRLSPDRPTGRLTHGETSGETSPQVVLTPDQRHYLVTVLRLGTQDGVIAQTQDGDRWLAQVNPGGDRLTLTQALPPLPPEILETILLAAVPKTGFDEVVRQATELGVGTIVPVLSQRTLPQPSAQKIDRWQRIAQEAAEQCERRQVPRVTQPQPFSIALGQVPANSLRYLCVARGDAIDRIRSAPAMTPAMTPALDVQNQGTTLKDQATKDQATKPGLTPASRLAPGADLDPRSTREPPLNQNPPPETPPHSPPLLPLALQFHQDLNRYPPITATRESPQGQTHPPVVLVIGPEGGWTDGELGQALGFGYVPVSLGSRILRAVTAPLVALTLVAAVAEANSIPLGFPGVGTGGTGSHH; from the coding sequence ATGGGATCACCAAAGAAATCACGACAAAAACCAAAAGCCCCCAGATCAACACTCCAAAGGCCCACACTCCAAAGGCCCAAGCCATCTGAAAGCTACAGCCCAACCCCCCACGGCCACGACCCAGAATCCCAAGGCTTAGAACCGGGGGCATCTCCCCCGTCCCAGGGGCTGCACGGGAACCACCAGCGCATTTTCATCGATCGCAGCCAAATCCAACCCGCCCCACTCTTAAATACCGGGAGTTCCCTAAACACCGGCAGTCCCTCCCCCGATCGCCCCTCGCCCGATCGCCTTTCCCCCGATCGTCCCACCGGTAGACTAACCCATGGCGAAACTAGTGGCGAAACCAGTCCCCAGGTGGTTTTAACCCCCGATCAACGCCATTACCTGGTGACGGTGCTGCGGTTGGGGACCCAGGACGGGGTCATTGCCCAAACCCAGGACGGCGATCGCTGGCTGGCCCAGGTGAACCCAGGGGGCGATCGCCTGACCCTGACCCAAGCCCTGCCGCCCCTGCCCCCAGAGATCCTAGAGACCATTTTGTTAGCAGCCGTGCCCAAAACCGGCTTTGATGAGGTGGTACGACAGGCGACGGAGTTGGGGGTGGGAACCATTGTGCCGGTGCTGAGCCAGCGAACCCTACCCCAGCCCAGTGCCCAGAAGATCGATCGCTGGCAACGCATTGCCCAGGAAGCAGCGGAACAGTGTGAACGGCGACAGGTTCCCCGGGTCACCCAGCCCCAGCCCTTTAGCATCGCTTTGGGCCAGGTTCCAGCAAACAGCTTGCGCTATCTCTGTGTGGCGCGGGGAGACGCTATCGATCGAATCCGATCGGCCCCAGCCATGACCCCAGCCATGACCCCAGCCCTGGACGTTCAAAATCAAGGGACTACCTTAAAAGATCAGGCAACAAAAGATCAGGCAACAAAACCGGGCCTAACCCCAGCATCAAGGCTGGCACCAGGCGCTGACCTAGACCCTCGATCGACGCGAGAACCACCCTTAAACCAAAACCCACCGCCAGAGACACCCCCCCACAGTCCCCCGCTATTACCCTTAGCCCTGCAATTTCACCAAGATTTAAACCGCTATCCCCCCATCACTGCCACCAGGGAATCACCCCAGGGCCAAACTCATCCCCCCGTCGTCCTGGTCATTGGGCCAGAAGGGGGCTGGACGGATGGGGAACTGGGCCAAGCGTTGGGGTTCGGTTATGTGCCCGTTTCCCTGGGATCCCGCATCCTCCGGGCTGTGACTGCGCCCCTGGTGGCCCTAACCCTCGTGGCCGCTGTGGCTGAAGCCAACTCCATCCCCCTGGGTTTCCCCGGAGTCGGGACTGGGGGCACGGGTTCGCACCACTAA